From Alteromonas australica, one genomic window encodes:
- a CDS encoding type 1 glutamine amidotransferase domain-containing protein produces MSKSMLMVMTSHELMGDTGKKTGMWLEEFASPYYAFKDAGYSITLASPMGGQVPIDPNSLEDDAMTDDAIRYTKDELARSAMAATIPLEDVRAEEFDAVFYPGGHGPLWDLSDNAHSIKLIEDTIASGKPVGAVCHAPIVLKDVKAADGELLVKGKSVTGFTNSEEEAMGLTDVVPYLVEDELVKSGGKFEKADNFAVKVCTDGLLVTGQNPPSSRPAADALIALLN; encoded by the coding sequence ATGTCTAAGTCGATGTTGATGGTTATGACATCTCATGAGTTGATGGGTGATACTGGAAAAAAAACGGGAATGTGGCTTGAAGAGTTCGCTTCACCCTATTATGCCTTTAAGGACGCAGGTTACTCGATTACCTTGGCGTCGCCTATGGGGGGGCAGGTACCAATAGACCCTAATAGTTTAGAAGATGACGCCATGACCGACGATGCTATTCGATACACGAAAGATGAACTAGCGCGTAGTGCAATGGCGGCAACGATTCCATTGGAAGATGTGAGAGCCGAAGAATTTGATGCGGTATTTTATCCGGGCGGTCACGGCCCCTTATGGGATCTTTCTGACAATGCGCACTCAATTAAACTGATTGAGGACACCATTGCGTCGGGCAAGCCGGTTGGTGCCGTATGCCACGCACCTATTGTACTTAAAGACGTAAAAGCCGCGGATGGTGAGTTGCTAGTGAAGGGTAAATCAGTCACTGGCTTCACGAACAGCGAAGAAGAGGCCATGGGGTTAACCGATGTTGTGCCTTATTTGGTGGAAGATGAACTGGTGAAAAGCGGTGGTAAGTTCGAAAAAGCGGATAATTTCGCAGTGAAAGTGTGTACCGATGGCTTGCTTGTTACCGGACAGAACCCGCCATCTTCACGCCCAGCGGCGGATGCATTGATCGCGCTATTAAACTAG
- a CDS encoding TonB-dependent receptor yields MKTSAKLSRIAAAVALSVGLSTTAMAQVTSSELNGQILAPNGSPAVGTVIKVTHLPTGAVKTVTVNNGGTFSLRGLRVGGPYTIEIDSDEYADQTISDVYLELGESASIERSLENAADYENIVVTASQVSSLSFGQVGPSASFDLSTLEQAPAINRDITDIVRIDPRIYVDEGGSGGIQCVGKSPRFNSLTVDGVRMNDLFGLNSNGYPTERMPFSYDAIEGVSVEIAPFDVIYGGFSACNISAVSKTGTNEVHGTAFYDYGSDSLRGDSLEGDDVNLGSYTEKRYGFSVGAPLIEDTLFIFAAYEKLEGANTFDRGAIGTGAINEVAISQEQLAQIQSVSQSLYNFDAGTTPLSMPNEDEKLLVKLDWNINDSHRFALTYNYNDGNNFAESDGDSDEFELSSHLYERGAELESFVGVLYSDWTDKFSTEIRISRTKLDNLQRSMYGDGTPGGNDFGEIKIELGNDTESDDDDLTVYLGSDDSRQANDLDWDATSIMLRGNYYFDNGHTLTFGYESDKLEIYNLFVQHAETSILFESLEDFVAGTNAEIEYGYAYSGDLNDRAAEWGYTSHSTYAQDEFYLTDDLKVVAGLRYDWITTSDKPVENAEFLAQNNYSNTANLDGISLLQPRIGLNYTLSDDTELRGGIGLFSGGNPNVWMTNNYQNTNVTGGEVDNTYADLFDGSITWVNTEDGVTAGPGYSVPGDLDEAMSAATGSNFESNNLDPDFEMPSEWKISAGMTHINEEDYVFNLDLLVSVTQDQAMIKYLGIEEVGFTDDGYIDYDRNGYGSLELTNSDETSTSYSLTATMNKSWDNGISVVTGYNYSHAEDVQPMTSSVAFSNYQYRAFTNPNEEVSSLSDWNIEHRLTLDLRYTTSFFDGLDTTFSAFAVAQSGRPYSLVYSKDDGNGIFGFTPYLDSGSVLPMGTERNEESSPWWAKVDIAVRQDIPAFHADHTAQVSFVIDNFTNMLNDDWGILEEASFNTVTIGSTNATPRQGDASLWEMRVGVNYRF; encoded by the coding sequence ATGAAAACATCAGCTAAGTTGAGCCGCATCGCGGCGGCTGTTGCTTTGTCGGTTGGTCTATCTACAACCGCCATGGCGCAGGTTACCTCTTCTGAACTTAACGGTCAGATACTTGCACCAAACGGCAGCCCAGCAGTAGGCACGGTAATCAAAGTCACTCACTTACCTACAGGTGCAGTAAAAACAGTTACCGTTAATAATGGTGGTACTTTCAGCCTTCGTGGTCTTCGCGTTGGTGGTCCATACACTATCGAAATCGATTCTGATGAATACGCCGATCAAACAATCAGCGACGTATACCTAGAACTAGGTGAGTCAGCATCTATCGAGCGTTCTTTAGAAAACGCCGCTGACTACGAAAACATCGTTGTTACTGCATCTCAAGTTAGCAGCCTTTCATTCGGTCAAGTAGGCCCATCTGCCAGCTTCGACCTTTCAACCCTTGAACAGGCACCGGCAATCAACCGTGACATCACCGACATCGTACGTATCGACCCACGTATCTATGTTGACGAAGGTGGCTCAGGCGGTATTCAATGTGTTGGTAAAAGCCCACGTTTCAACAGCTTGACTGTTGACGGCGTACGCATGAACGACCTTTTTGGTCTTAACTCAAATGGCTACCCTACTGAAAGAATGCCTTTCTCTTACGACGCCATTGAAGGTGTTTCTGTTGAAATCGCACCTTTTGACGTTATTTACGGTGGCTTCTCAGCGTGTAACATCAGTGCAGTAAGTAAAACGGGTACTAACGAAGTACACGGTACTGCGTTCTATGATTACGGTAGCGACAGCCTACGCGGTGATTCACTTGAAGGTGATGATGTTAACCTAGGTTCTTATACTGAAAAGCGTTATGGCTTTAGTGTGGGTGCTCCACTAATTGAAGACACGTTATTCATCTTCGCTGCTTATGAGAAACTTGAAGGCGCAAACACCTTTGACCGTGGTGCAATTGGCACAGGTGCAATCAATGAAGTTGCCATTTCGCAAGAGCAATTAGCGCAAATTCAGTCAGTTTCTCAGTCTCTTTATAACTTCGATGCTGGCACCACGCCGCTTAGCATGCCAAACGAAGATGAAAAACTGCTTGTTAAGTTAGACTGGAACATCAATGACAGCCACCGTTTTGCTCTAACATACAATTATAACGATGGTAACAACTTCGCGGAATCTGATGGTGATTCTGATGAATTTGAGTTGTCTAGCCACTTGTACGAGCGCGGCGCAGAACTAGAATCATTTGTTGGTGTACTTTACTCTGACTGGACTGATAAGTTCTCGACTGAAATTCGTATTTCACGTACTAAACTAGATAACCTTCAACGTTCTATGTACGGTGACGGCACTCCAGGCGGAAATGATTTTGGTGAAATCAAAATTGAGCTTGGTAACGACACAGAAAGCGATGATGATGACTTAACGGTTTATTTAGGTTCTGACGATAGCCGTCAAGCAAACGACCTAGATTGGGATGCTACCAGCATCATGCTTCGTGGTAACTATTACTTCGATAATGGTCACACGTTAACCTTTGGTTACGAAAGCGATAAGCTAGAAATTTATAACCTTTTCGTTCAGCATGCTGAAACCAGTATCTTGTTTGAAAGCCTAGAAGACTTTGTTGCAGGTACAAATGCAGAAATCGAATACGGCTATGCATACTCTGGTGACCTGAATGACCGTGCAGCTGAGTGGGGTTACACTTCACACTCAACTTACGCGCAAGATGAGTTCTACCTAACAGACGATTTGAAAGTGGTTGCTGGTTTACGTTACGACTGGATCACAACGTCTGACAAGCCTGTAGAAAATGCTGAGTTCTTAGCACAAAACAACTACAGCAACACCGCTAACCTTGATGGCATTAGCTTACTTCAGCCACGTATTGGTCTTAACTATACCCTTAGCGATGATACAGAGCTTCGTGGTGGTATCGGCTTGTTCTCAGGCGGTAACCCTAACGTTTGGATGACAAACAACTACCAGAACACCAACGTGACTGGCGGTGAAGTAGACAACACTTATGCTGACTTGTTTGATGGCAGCATCACTTGGGTTAACACCGAAGACGGCGTAACAGCAGGTCCTGGTTACTCGGTTCCAGGTGACTTAGACGAAGCTATGTCGGCTGCTACAGGTAGTAACTTTGAAAGTAACAACCTAGACCCAGATTTCGAAATGCCTAGTGAGTGGAAAATCTCTGCGGGTATGACGCATATCAACGAAGAAGACTACGTATTCAATCTTGATTTATTAGTAAGTGTTACTCAAGATCAAGCCATGATTAAGTACTTAGGCATTGAAGAAGTAGGTTTCACTGACGATGGTTACATTGATTACGACAGAAACGGTTACGGTTCACTTGAACTAACTAACTCTGACGAAACATCAACGTCTTACTCATTGACTGCGACCATGAATAAATCATGGGACAACGGTATCTCTGTTGTGACTGGTTATAACTACAGCCACGCTGAAGATGTACAGCCAATGACAAGCTCAGTAGCGTTTTCAAACTACCAATACAGAGCGTTCACTAATCCAAATGAAGAAGTGTCTTCACTTTCTGATTGGAATATTGAACACCGCTTAACATTGGATTTACGCTACACCACGTCGTTCTTTGATGGCTTAGATACTACTTTCTCTGCCTTTGCTGTTGCGCAATCTGGACGTCCTTACAGTCTTGTTTACTCAAAAGACGATGGCAACGGTATCTTTGGTTTCACTCCGTACTTGGATAGCGGAAGTGTACTTCCTATGGGTACAGAGCGTAACGAAGAATCTAGCCCTTGGTGGGCGAAGGTAGATATTGCTGTTCGTCAAGATATTCCAGCGTTCCACGCAGACCATACTGCACAAGTATCATTTGTGATTGATAACTTCACAAACATGCTGAACGATGATTGGGGTATTCTTGAAGAAGCATCATTCAACACAGTTACTATTGGTTCTACCAATGCTACGCCACGCCAGGGTGATGCGTCACTTTGGGAAATGCGTGTAGGTGTTAACTACCGCTTCTAA
- a CDS encoding ABC transporter substrate-binding protein: MAKVRIVATGRWILFVIAAFICSSAGYFSNVNNFPEVPPLTGQTLSCATELQGNKDVFSVYVTDHGIAQMALDRLCSNKIIKRQYGEVRIVIGQSDYDTFRYINHGVVDLALIKKNVVEAFGADEIYGLTRIAAHPNYSAYFISLREKPVLDKEYLLGKRFGLLDYPSSRSGHIVPKTVMQELGLSANNVDINYYSSHKELRRALLAGEVDIISSYWAVEDNESLSKNYAMPLQETVSGMQWFLKMQTKNTDLFCAMQKVVKDISDSHPRPYYKTLILEEGCATHE; this comes from the coding sequence TTGGCAAAAGTCAGAATTGTTGCTACCGGAAGGTGGATATTATTCGTTATTGCTGCATTTATTTGCAGCAGTGCGGGCTATTTTTCTAATGTAAATAATTTTCCAGAAGTTCCCCCACTTACTGGCCAAACTTTGTCCTGCGCCACTGAACTGCAGGGGAATAAAGACGTTTTCTCGGTTTATGTTACCGACCATGGTATTGCACAAATGGCCCTCGATCGCTTGTGTAGTAATAAAATCATTAAAAGGCAGTATGGCGAGGTTCGCATTGTTATAGGACAAAGCGACTACGATACCTTTCGATACATTAACCACGGTGTGGTGGATTTAGCGTTAATTAAGAAAAATGTGGTTGAAGCCTTTGGTGCCGATGAGATATATGGCTTAACACGCATTGCTGCGCATCCAAATTATAGTGCTTATTTTATATCGCTACGGGAAAAGCCCGTACTCGATAAAGAGTACTTATTGGGCAAACGCTTTGGTCTATTGGATTACCCAAGCAGCCGGTCTGGCCACATCGTGCCTAAAACGGTGATGCAGGAACTTGGATTAAGTGCCAATAATGTTGATATCAATTACTACAGTTCGCACAAAGAATTAAGACGCGCATTATTAGCCGGTGAAGTTGATATCATTTCATCTTACTGGGCCGTAGAAGACAATGAGTCATTGTCAAAGAATTACGCCATGCCCCTTCAAGAAACAGTGAGTGGTATGCAATGGTTTCTAAAAATGCAAACCAAAAACACAGACCTCTTTTGCGCCATGCAAAAGGTTGTGAAAGATATCTCTGACTCTCACCCCCGTCCATATTACAAGACATTAATTCTGGAAGAGGGATGCGCAACCCATGAATGA
- the udk gene encoding uridine kinase, whose amino-acid sequence MQSPLIIAISGASGSGKSLFTQNLFNGFEAQGRPVQVLREDHYYRAQDHLPMEAREKNNYDHPNAFEHELLKAHLQALREGQPIDYPHYCFKTHTRLPETERLNPAPVIILEGIMLLARSDLLPLYDVKIFVDTPLDICLMRRMMRDIKERGRTIDSVAKQYEETVKPMYHQFIEPSRFTADVVVTQGGKNQIALDVIKSHIQQALL is encoded by the coding sequence ATGCAATCGCCTTTAATTATTGCCATTTCTGGAGCTTCGGGTTCTGGAAAGTCGTTATTTACGCAAAATTTATTTAACGGTTTTGAAGCTCAAGGCCGTCCTGTTCAAGTGTTGCGCGAAGATCATTATTATCGCGCACAAGATCACTTGCCCATGGAAGCTAGGGAAAAAAATAACTACGACCATCCTAACGCGTTTGAGCATGAGCTATTAAAAGCCCATCTTCAGGCGTTGCGAGAAGGTCAACCTATAGACTATCCGCATTATTGCTTTAAAACGCATACGCGATTACCTGAAACGGAACGTTTAAACCCCGCACCCGTGATTATTTTAGAAGGGATCATGCTGCTTGCGCGTTCAGACTTACTTCCGTTGTATGACGTAAAAATCTTTGTAGATACGCCTCTTGATATCTGCCTCATGCGCAGAATGATGCGTGATATAAAAGAAAGAGGAAGAACCATAGACTCCGTTGCTAAGCAATATGAGGAAACGGTTAAACCCATGTATCACCAATTCATCGAGCCCAGTCGTTTTACTGCTGATGTAGTAGTAACACAAGGCGGAAAAAATCAAATAGCGCTAGATGTTATCAAGTCACACATCCAGCAGGCGCTTCTCTAA
- a CDS encoding NupC/NupG family nucleoside CNT transporter — MVGLLGVAVLLGIAFAMSSAKRSINWRTVGGAFAIQASVGAFVLYSEPGKQVLLSMTRFVANIIAYSQEGINFLFGPIGDKSIAFIFAFNVLPVIVFFSSLIAVLYHLKVMGLIIKVIGGALQKLLKTSQPESMSSAANIFVGQTEAPLVVRPFIPHMTTSELFAVMVGGLASIAGSVMAGYAGMGVELKYLLAASFMAAPGGLLMAKIILPETSKPNEELKEIDAEDTGYANVFDAAASGAASGMTLALNVGAMLLAFIALIAMFNGLIGWSAALFGYENVTFEGILGYVLQPLAWAIGVPWEEAQLAGSFIGQKMVVNEFVAYLNFLENQSQLSEASQAIITFALCGFANFSSIAILMGGIGAMAPTRRKEIARLGMKAVIAATLSNLMSAALAGFYLSLG, encoded by the coding sequence ATGGTAGGTTTATTGGGCGTAGCCGTCCTTTTAGGCATTGCATTTGCTATGTCGTCAGCAAAACGCAGTATTAATTGGCGTACGGTTGGTGGCGCGTTTGCGATTCAAGCGTCTGTAGGGGCTTTCGTCCTTTATTCTGAGCCAGGCAAACAAGTGTTGCTTTCAATGACACGCTTTGTAGCCAATATTATTGCCTACAGTCAAGAAGGTATCAACTTCTTGTTTGGCCCTATCGGTGATAAATCTATCGCCTTTATCTTTGCCTTCAACGTGCTTCCGGTTATTGTTTTTTTCTCATCACTGATTGCAGTGCTATACCACCTAAAAGTAATGGGCTTAATCATTAAGGTCATTGGAGGAGCACTACAAAAGTTGTTGAAAACAAGCCAGCCAGAGTCAATGTCGTCGGCTGCCAACATTTTTGTGGGGCAAACCGAAGCTCCCTTAGTGGTTCGCCCCTTTATACCTCACATGACAACCTCTGAGTTGTTTGCGGTCATGGTGGGTGGTTTGGCTTCCATTGCCGGTTCAGTGATGGCAGGTTATGCGGGCATGGGCGTAGAACTAAAATATCTACTTGCAGCCAGCTTTATGGCCGCGCCAGGCGGCTTGCTCATGGCGAAAATCATCTTGCCAGAAACCAGCAAACCTAACGAAGAACTAAAAGAAATAGATGCCGAAGATACCGGCTACGCCAATGTTTTTGATGCCGCTGCTAGCGGAGCGGCATCAGGTATGACACTTGCCCTCAATGTAGGTGCCATGCTTCTCGCTTTCATAGCACTTATTGCCATGTTCAACGGCCTTATTGGTTGGTCTGCGGCATTATTTGGCTATGAAAATGTCACCTTTGAAGGGATCCTGGGTTATGTACTTCAACCACTTGCATGGGCAATCGGCGTTCCATGGGAAGAAGCACAACTTGCGGGCAGCTTTATTGGACAAAAAATGGTGGTTAACGAATTCGTTGCATACCTCAATTTTTTAGAAAACCAATCACAGCTATCTGAAGCATCTCAGGCCATTATCACCTTTGCACTTTGTGGTTTTGCAAACTTCTCTTCTATCGCTATTTTGATGGGTGGAATAGGCGCTATGGCACCTACTCGCCGAAAAGAAATTGCGCGCTTAGGCATGAAGGCAGTTATTGCAGCGACACTCTCAAACTTGATGAGTGCAGCACTCGCTGGCTTCTACCTATCGCTCGGTTAA
- a CDS encoding isopenicillin N synthase family dioxygenase has translation MQLVAVDYKAPNAQEEFVQSLRETGFGVLKNHPIQQSLVQGIYDNWQGFFDSEEKNDYLYNKGKQDGFFPQSVSEVAKGFTKKDIKEYFHYYPWGQCPESLRPQLSQYYEEANTLASELLSWIESHSPEDVSKHYSQPLGDMIKDSDQTLLRVLHYPPLSGDEEVDAIRAAAHEDINLITILPASNEPGLQVQAKDGSWLDVPCDFGNLIVNIGDMLQEASGHYFPSTTHRVVNPDGADMTKSRISLPLFLHPRPDVVLSERHTAGSYLQERLRELGVI, from the coding sequence ATGCAATTAGTAGCTGTAGATTACAAAGCGCCAAATGCTCAGGAAGAATTTGTACAGTCTCTTCGCGAAACCGGCTTTGGTGTACTAAAAAATCACCCCATTCAACAATCTCTTGTTCAGGGTATCTATGACAACTGGCAAGGGTTCTTCGACAGTGAAGAAAAGAATGACTACCTCTATAACAAAGGTAAGCAGGACGGATTTTTTCCTCAAAGTGTGTCAGAAGTAGCAAAAGGCTTTACTAAGAAAGACATCAAAGAGTATTTCCATTATTACCCTTGGGGTCAATGTCCTGAGTCTTTGCGCCCTCAGCTTTCTCAGTACTATGAAGAAGCTAATACCTTAGCGTCAGAATTACTGAGCTGGATTGAATCACACTCGCCAGAAGACGTCAGCAAGCACTACAGTCAGCCACTAGGCGACATGATCAAAGATTCTGATCAAACCTTGCTTCGTGTACTTCACTACCCACCACTCAGTGGTGATGAAGAAGTTGATGCGATTCGTGCTGCAGCCCATGAAGATATTAATTTAATTACTATTTTACCGGCATCGAATGAACCTGGGCTTCAGGTGCAGGCGAAAGATGGAAGCTGGTTAGACGTACCGTGCGACTTTGGCAATCTCATCGTCAATATTGGCGATATGCTGCAAGAAGCCTCTGGCCACTATTTCCCGTCTACCACCCACCGAGTGGTAAATCCCGATGGCGCAGACATGACGAAGTCTCGCATTTCGCTACCACTGTTTCTACACCCACGCCCAGATGTCGTTCTGTCTGAGCGTCATACCGCAGGCAGCTACCTGCAAGAGCGTTTAAGAGAGCTAGGGGTAATCTAA
- a CDS encoding tetratricopeptide repeat protein: MKRLCLALLWVCVVTGCASTSKPVVQSPYPALHDELFTSYEAFPVETEEEVFYLSPEAKAFVDRATIISGGSAHHKSVKKLVSAIFDHSEMGLLYRNNANSTADTTFNNRAANCLSLSIMTYAMAQHAGFEAKFYEVDIPEYWTRREGFSFLNGHINLRVGISKDPTVMNIGPSFADVDFDPQMLRNHFPRINVTKKRILAMFYNNKGADALIANSYTRAYSYFRAAAVLAPELEQSWVNLGVLYRMVGEFDYAQQSYDYALNLNENNLTAWENLAILHRHKGEMDRADEIKVMVDFRRKSNPFYHFILGEQALEEGRYEEALTFYQRALRLDNTRHEVVFGMSKVYYALGDISSAERFLKRAVLLAPNEQDEHRYTSKLSSLANNET, from the coding sequence ATGAAACGTCTGTGTTTAGCACTCCTATGGGTATGCGTTGTAACAGGCTGTGCATCAACCTCTAAGCCGGTTGTGCAAAGTCCGTATCCTGCACTGCATGATGAATTATTTACAAGCTATGAAGCGTTTCCGGTAGAAACTGAGGAAGAGGTTTTCTACCTGAGCCCAGAGGCCAAGGCCTTTGTAGACCGCGCCACTATTATTTCCGGTGGAAGTGCCCATCATAAAAGCGTGAAGAAATTAGTATCAGCGATTTTCGATCATTCAGAAATGGGGTTGCTATATCGTAACAATGCTAATTCTACTGCTGATACCACATTTAATAATCGCGCAGCGAATTGTTTGTCTCTCTCTATTATGACCTACGCCATGGCTCAGCATGCCGGTTTTGAAGCAAAATTTTATGAAGTTGATATACCTGAGTACTGGACCCGTAGAGAGGGTTTTAGTTTTCTGAACGGGCATATCAACCTTCGTGTTGGCATATCGAAAGATCCCACCGTTATGAATATAGGGCCGTCTTTTGCTGACGTAGATTTTGACCCACAAATGCTACGAAATCACTTTCCCCGCATTAACGTGACGAAAAAGCGTATCCTCGCCATGTTTTACAACAACAAAGGCGCTGATGCATTGATAGCAAATAGCTACACTCGGGCATACAGTTACTTTAGAGCGGCAGCGGTCCTCGCGCCCGAGTTAGAGCAAAGTTGGGTAAATTTGGGCGTCTTGTATCGTATGGTTGGTGAATTTGATTATGCCCAACAAAGCTATGATTACGCGCTCAACTTAAATGAGAATAACCTAACCGCATGGGAAAACTTAGCCATATTGCATCGACACAAAGGTGAAATGGATAGAGCGGATGAGATTAAGGTCATGGTGGATTTTCGCCGTAAAAGTAACCCTTTCTATCATTTCATTCTAGGGGAGCAAGCGCTTGAAGAAGGTCGATATGAGGAAGCACTTACGTTTTACCAACGGGCACTAAGGTTAGACAATACGAGGCACGAAGTGGTGTTTGGGATGTCTAAAGTGTATTACGCCCTTGGCGATATCTCAAGTGCCGAACGCTTTCTAAAGCGCGCTGTTCTACTGGCACCTAATGAACAAGACGAGCACAGGTATACAAGTAAACTGTCTTCTTTAGCGAATAACGAAACGTAA
- a CDS encoding 3'-5' exonuclease, which yields MWSLNLLWRKLCGNDLHLLNIASANLDLLAVDLELTSLQVEDAEITSIGWVAGKANSVILDSSYYRLIKSDAQLGQSPIIHGLTPDLLNKGEGLNDVVEALRSAMLNHVLVFHNAMLDLAVLNKIFVRYRLPKIEVVYFDTLKLALYLLEKRHTLVPQRGVSLSRCRARAGLPKAPAHNALDDALATLELCFAQQHEMGLTKEHAFNRLIHTHAIGWFTLGK from the coding sequence GTGTGGTCGTTAAATTTATTGTGGCGAAAGCTATGTGGCAACGATTTGCACTTACTCAACATAGCCAGTGCGAATTTAGATTTACTGGCTGTAGATTTAGAACTCACCTCGCTGCAAGTGGAAGACGCTGAGATAACGTCAATAGGCTGGGTAGCGGGTAAAGCAAACTCGGTGATACTAGACTCCAGTTACTATCGCCTAATCAAAAGTGACGCACAGTTAGGGCAAAGCCCAATTATACACGGACTTACGCCTGATCTACTGAATAAGGGCGAAGGTCTTAACGACGTGGTTGAAGCCCTTCGTTCAGCCATGCTGAATCATGTGCTTGTTTTTCACAATGCCATGTTAGATTTAGCGGTGTTAAACAAAATATTTGTTCGCTACCGTTTACCAAAAATAGAAGTGGTCTATTTTGATACGTTAAAGTTGGCACTGTACCTTCTAGAGAAACGACATACCCTTGTTCCACAGCGCGGTGTATCTCTTAGCCGCTGTCGCGCCCGCGCAGGTTTACCAAAAGCGCCCGCTCACAACGCACTCGATGATGCCCTTGCCACCCTTGAGCTTTGTTTTGCACAACAGCACGAGATGGGGCTCACTAAAGAGCACGCGTTTAATCGGCTCATTCACACCCACGCAATAGGCTGGTTTACCTTAGGCAAATAA